In the Leptospira limi genome, one interval contains:
- a CDS encoding ATP-binding cassette domain-containing protein translates to MSSFLSVHNLTFQFESQSEPLFQNLNLHFTKGWTGLVGKNGSGKSTLAKIICGEIETEKGIVLGNESVTLLSQGTEIPADTLQEFLSDTNHEFGYWKNRLQVTIESIETYPSLSFGEKRRLLLAMVLSKQTGVLVLDEPTNHLDSYSANLIRDTILFYNGIGILISHDRDLLDGVVNSCVFLEKNFVSQRNGNYSMGKIEMDREKGERIHDWEIAKQERKKLDAELKRRRELAKLSHIHRSKKGLDLHDHDARHKINLARVSGKDGQAGRLKNQIETRTEHSQKREKEIGKTLPEKETIGIEWLPDPSKRNHLYLLDGDTLDLGFLQLRLEKNLDIQSHDRVSITGKNGAGKSTLLKYLANHMQKKGISTFYLPQEFSNEEVSQLYNEFQNLSDIKRAKVLSALHRLGSDPIRFAESESLSPGEGKKLYLSLHLDESFEVMLLDEPTNHLDLKSVEALEVSLGRFPKALLVVSHDRRFVETVTTREWVLENFRLHEKHLDRI, encoded by the coding sequence ATGTCTAGTTTTCTTTCCGTTCACAACCTTACATTCCAATTCGAATCTCAATCGGAACCACTGTTCCAAAACCTGAACCTTCATTTTACGAAGGGATGGACGGGACTTGTTGGGAAAAATGGAAGTGGAAAATCCACGTTAGCAAAAATCATTTGCGGTGAAATTGAAACAGAGAAGGGGATTGTCCTTGGAAACGAGTCTGTTACGTTGCTTTCCCAAGGTACAGAGATTCCTGCAGATACACTCCAAGAATTTTTATCAGATACAAATCACGAATTTGGTTATTGGAAAAATCGATTGCAGGTTACGATCGAATCGATAGAAACCTATCCATCTCTCAGTTTTGGTGAAAAACGAAGACTGTTACTTGCAATGGTTTTGTCAAAACAAACAGGTGTTTTGGTTTTAGATGAACCCACAAATCATTTAGATTCTTACAGCGCCAATCTCATTCGTGATACGATTTTGTTTTACAATGGAATTGGGATTCTGATTAGCCACGACAGAGACTTGTTAGATGGTGTCGTCAACTCTTGTGTTTTCCTCGAGAAAAACTTTGTGAGCCAAAGGAATGGAAATTATTCTATGGGCAAAATTGAAATGGATCGGGAAAAAGGAGAGAGGATCCATGATTGGGAAATTGCAAAACAGGAAAGGAAAAAACTCGATGCTGAATTAAAACGAAGGAGAGAGTTGGCAAAACTATCCCACATCCACCGTTCAAAAAAAGGGTTAGACCTTCATGACCACGATGCACGCCACAAAATCAATTTGGCTCGAGTGTCTGGTAAAGATGGCCAAGCAGGCCGACTCAAAAACCAAATTGAAACAAGAACAGAACATTCTCAAAAACGAGAGAAGGAAATTGGGAAAACCCTTCCCGAAAAAGAAACAATCGGGATCGAGTGGTTGCCTGACCCATCCAAAAGGAATCACTTATACTTGTTAGATGGTGATACTTTGGATTTAGGATTTTTGCAATTGAGATTAGAAAAAAATTTGGACATCCAATCCCATGATCGGGTTTCCATCACCGGGAAAAACGGTGCTGGGAAATCAACCTTACTTAAGTACCTGGCAAATCACATGCAGAAAAAAGGGATCAGTACGTTTTATCTCCCACAAGAATTTTCAAATGAAGAGGTATCCCAATTGTACAACGAGTTCCAAAACCTCTCGGACATAAAAAGAGCAAAAGTTCTTTCAGCTCTCCACCGATTAGGCAGTGATCCAATACGATTTGCCGAGTCAGAGTCATTGAGTCCCGGAGAAGGTAAAAAACTGTATCTGTCTCTCCACCTGGATGAGAGTTTTGAAGTGATGCTCTTAGACGAACCAACCAATCATTTGGATCTAAAATCGGTAGAAGCCTTGGAGGTATCATTAGGACGTTTCCCAAAGGCTCTCCTTGTGGTGAGCCATGATAGGCGATTTGTGGAAACAGTGACAACGAGAGAGTGGGTTTTGGAAAACTTCAGGCTCCATGAAAAACATCTAGACAGAATCTAA
- a CDS encoding peroxiredoxin, giving the protein MPQVTSHAPDFKATAVIGDSFKEIKLSDYKGKWVVLFFYPLDFTFVCPTEIIEYDAKLEDFKKIGAEVLGVSVDSEFSHLAWKKTPKKEGGIGEIKYPLIADKTKEIAKSFGVLIESGPDAGVALRGTFIIDPQGIIRQATVNDLPVGRNIEEALRLIKAFQFVEKHGEVCPANWDEGKKTMKADPTGSKAYFASVN; this is encoded by the coding sequence ATGCCACAAGTGACATCACATGCCCCTGATTTTAAAGCAACCGCAGTGATCGGGGACAGTTTCAAAGAAATCAAATTATCCGATTACAAAGGGAAATGGGTGGTTCTATTTTTCTATCCACTTGATTTTACTTTCGTATGTCCAACAGAGATCATTGAATACGATGCAAAACTCGAAGATTTTAAAAAGATCGGAGCTGAAGTTTTGGGAGTATCTGTTGATAGCGAATTTTCACACTTAGCTTGGAAAAAAACGCCTAAAAAAGAAGGTGGTATTGGAGAGATTAAATACCCACTCATCGCAGACAAAACAAAAGAAATTGCAAAGTCTTTTGGTGTTCTCATTGAGTCAGGTCCTGATGCAGGAGTTGCGTTACGCGGAACTTTCATCATCGACCCACAAGGTATTATCCGCCAAGCAACTGTTAACGACCTTCCAGTAGGACGTAACATTGAAGAAGCACTCAGACTCATCAAAGCGTTCCAATTTGTGGAAAAACATGGTGAAGTTTGTCCTGCAAACTGGGATGAAGGGAAAAAAACGATGAAAGCGGATCCTACAGGATCAAAAGCTTACTTCGCTTCCGTCAATTAA
- the sufB gene encoding Fe-S cluster assembly protein SufB translates to MESTTNTEKPNVEFYQADNFPKGLTRKVVESISHIKNEPSWLREFRLKAFEVYEQKPMPAWGFIPQFQINIDDYVHYVGSNQKKKKSWDEVDPEILRSFEKLGIPEHERKYLAGIETMNDSETIYANVKKELTDLGIIFCDIDTAIREYPELVREYLGTVVTIGDNKFSALNSAVFSGGSFAYIPKGVKTPMPLQAYFKVTAASSGQYERTLLIADEGAHLEYSEGCTSVQDKGTNFHTAVVELVAKKNSKIFYTTIQNWKKNMYNWTVKRGLCEEAAHITWTDCNIGANTIKYPGIILQGDHSTGDVLSLAFAGNGQVQDTGARIIHVGKNTRSNILAKGVALDGGINSYRGLVKFEPSSKGSYSHIKCDGLMMDNRSQSHAYPYNDVSGEEGTLNYEATVSKIDDDQLFYLQSRGMSEDDAKLLIINGFCEGVTKHLDVEYSVEMTKLIRMILEDGKVISET, encoded by the coding sequence ATGGAATCTACAACAAATACCGAAAAACCGAATGTCGAATTTTACCAGGCTGATAATTTTCCGAAGGGTTTGACACGAAAGGTTGTAGAATCCATCTCCCATATCAAAAATGAACCGAGTTGGTTACGTGAGTTTCGTTTAAAAGCCTTTGAGGTGTATGAACAAAAACCAATGCCTGCTTGGGGTTTTATCCCACAGTTCCAAATCAACATTGATGACTATGTACATTATGTAGGTTCCAACCAAAAAAAGAAAAAATCTTGGGATGAAGTGGATCCTGAAATTTTACGTAGTTTTGAAAAACTAGGAATCCCTGAACACGAACGAAAATACTTAGCAGGAATCGAAACCATGAACGATTCCGAAACCATTTATGCCAATGTGAAAAAAGAACTCACGGATTTAGGCATCATTTTCTGTGACATCGACACTGCTATCCGCGAATATCCGGAACTCGTGCGTGAGTATTTGGGAACGGTTGTCACGATCGGTGATAATAAATTTTCTGCACTCAACTCAGCTGTTTTTAGTGGTGGGTCGTTTGCTTACATTCCAAAAGGAGTGAAAACCCCTATGCCACTCCAAGCATACTTTAAGGTAACGGCCGCTAGTTCTGGACAATACGAAAGAACACTTCTCATTGCTGATGAAGGGGCTCATTTGGAATACAGCGAAGGTTGTACTTCTGTCCAAGATAAGGGTACAAATTTCCACACTGCTGTTGTGGAACTGGTTGCCAAAAAAAATTCTAAAATTTTTTATACTACCATCCAAAACTGGAAAAAGAATATGTACAATTGGACAGTGAAACGTGGGTTATGCGAAGAAGCAGCTCATATCACTTGGACTGATTGTAATATTGGTGCCAATACTATCAAATACCCAGGGATCATTTTACAAGGCGATCATTCCACTGGGGATGTACTTTCCTTAGCATTTGCGGGCAATGGCCAAGTGCAAGATACGGGTGCTCGGATCATCCATGTGGGTAAAAACACAAGGTCTAATATTTTAGCAAAAGGGGTAGCCCTTGACGGTGGGATCAATTCTTACCGAGGTCTAGTGAAGTTTGAGCCATCGAGTAAAGGTTCCTACAGTCATATCAAATGTGATGGTCTTATGATGGACAACCGTTCCCAGTCCCATGCATATCCTTATAATGATGTGTCAGGAGAAGAGGGAACTTTAAACTACGAAGCGACTGTTTCCAAAATTGACGATGACCAATTGTTTTACCTTCAGTCTCGCGGAATGTCAGAAGACGATGCAAAACTACTCATCATCAATGGATTTTGTGAAGGGGTCACCAAACACTTAGATGTGGAATATTCGGTTGAGATGACAAAACTCATTCGAATGATCCTGGAAGACGGAAAAGTCATCTCCGAAACATAA
- a CDS encoding transmembrane 220 family protein, producing MKLFSLICIPIFFLFAYLQLNDPDPYLWFPLYAIVGILATVRFFRRLPKWIGTVLIPLYLVLSVFYMIEAPYLGMEVEEVRESLGLLIASVSLWVLILKR from the coding sequence ATGAAACTATTTTCCCTAATTTGTATTCCTATTTTCTTTTTATTTGCCTATTTGCAATTGAACGATCCAGATCCATATTTATGGTTTCCACTCTATGCAATCGTAGGAATCCTTGCTACTGTTCGTTTTTTCAGGCGATTGCCTAAATGGATTGGAACCGTTCTCATTCCACTGTATCTGGTTTTGTCAGTGTTTTATATGATAGAGGCACCCTATTTGGGAATGGAAGTGGAAGAAGTGAGAGAAAGCCTTGGCCTACTCATCGCAAGTGTAAGCCTCTGGGTTCTGATTTTAAAACGATAA
- a CDS encoding PQQ-dependent sugar dehydrogenase: MKIQILLTLSFFTVSLSSLACDDLGRKILKTFNKKYETDGKVLGSKPIFIGPDALRKQLTISLTEVVKVKEPTDIQFPPSESPFMFILEKAGDLILFDRDKKNKRVLHKFPVITDSEEGLLGLTFHPNYPKEPKLYSHTVISSAGKDMTVIAEWVVENPNSYESMVLKNERVLLQVEQPYPNHNGGQIGFGPDGYLYIGLGDGGWRADPKNNGQNPNTLLGSILRISPAPDVEGKKPYSIPKDNPFVGKPGYLPEIFAYGIRNPWKMSFSPDGRLIAADVGQDAFEEVDIILAGKNYGWNQTEGFHCFTDGCNPSLYQLPFYEYGREEGQSITGGYVYTGSSIPELKGKYVFGDFIQGKIWAIDVPKPGTNQKITETIALGKWNLLIPTFGKDSDGEIFVADYQSGIIYKLGKP; the protein is encoded by the coding sequence ATGAAAATCCAAATCTTATTAACCTTGTCCTTTTTTACCGTATCCCTATCTTCTCTTGCATGTGATGATTTAGGCAGAAAGATATTAAAAACATTCAATAAGAAATATGAAACAGACGGCAAAGTTTTAGGATCCAAACCAATCTTTATTGGACCTGATGCTCTCCGCAAACAACTAACAATTTCACTAACGGAAGTGGTAAAGGTCAAAGAACCAACCGACATTCAGTTTCCGCCTTCAGAAAGTCCGTTTATGTTTATTTTGGAAAAAGCAGGGGACCTCATTCTTTTTGACAGAGATAAAAAAAACAAACGAGTGTTACATAAATTTCCTGTCATCACGGATAGTGAAGAAGGTCTTCTTGGTTTAACATTCCACCCCAATTATCCGAAAGAACCAAAGTTGTATTCACATACCGTTATCTCTTCTGCAGGTAAAGATATGACTGTGATTGCCGAATGGGTAGTGGAAAATCCCAATTCATATGAATCCATGGTTCTAAAAAACGAACGTGTGTTATTGCAAGTCGAACAACCATATCCAAACCATAATGGAGGCCAAATCGGCTTTGGTCCTGATGGGTATTTATACATTGGTCTTGGTGATGGAGGATGGAGGGCTGATCCCAAAAACAACGGACAAAATCCAAACACATTACTTGGTTCTATCTTACGCATTTCTCCTGCGCCAGATGTAGAAGGGAAAAAACCATATTCCATTCCCAAAGACAATCCTTTTGTTGGAAAACCTGGTTACTTACCTGAAATTTTTGCCTATGGGATTCGTAACCCTTGGAAGATGAGTTTTTCACCTGACGGTCGTTTGATTGCAGCTGATGTAGGACAAGATGCGTTTGAAGAAGTGGATATCATCCTTGCGGGTAAAAATTATGGATGGAACCAAACCGAAGGGTTCCATTGTTTTACAGATGGATGTAATCCTTCTTTGTACCAACTTCCATTTTATGAATATGGCCGTGAAGAAGGCCAATCCATTACTGGTGGGTATGTGTATACAGGTTCTTCTATCCCTGAGTTAAAGGGAAAATATGTTTTTGGTGATTTTATCCAAGGAAAAATTTGGGCAATTGATGTGCCTAAACCTGGAACCAACCAAAAAATCACAGAAACCATCGCACTTGGAAAGTGGAATCTACTCATCCCAACCTTTGGCAAAGACAGCGATGGCGAAATTTTTGTGGCTGATTACCAATCTGGTATCATTTACAAATTGGGGAAACCGTAA